A genomic region of Vitis vinifera cultivar Pinot Noir 40024 chromosome 7, ASM3070453v1 contains the following coding sequences:
- the LOC100253191 gene encoding uncharacterized protein LOC100253191: protein MSTKLKPPPRRFSTLGASNKRKERDGFDAHEIPKIPKFTTPQAATVTASPKSLEPASHNRLLAGYLAHEFLTKGTVFGEKCPSARAEAKPVPAELKKGRGGAELKMEALKRYVAVSDLLKTDGAHIPGIINPTQLGRYLQM, encoded by the coding sequence ATGAGTACAAAGCTGAAACCACCACCTCGTCGATTCTCGACGCTCGGCGCGTCAAATAAGCGAAAAGAGAGGGACGGTTTTGACGCCCATgaaattcctaaaatacccAAGTTCACAACTCCCCAAGCCGCCACCGTCACCGCCTCCCCAAAATCCCTGGAGCCGGCTTCGCACAATAGGCTCTTAGCTGGATACCTGGCCCACGAGTTCCTCACTAAGGGAACTGTTTTCGGCGAAAAATGTCCTTCGGCTAGAGCCGAGGCTAAGCCTGTACCAGCGGAGTTGAAGAAGGGTAGGGGAGGAGCCGAGCTGAAAATGGAGGCTTTAAAAAGATACGTGGCAGTATCAGATTTGCTAAAAACGGATGGGGCCCATATCCCCGGCATAATCAACCCAACACAACTAGGGCGTTACTTGCAAATGTGA